The Archangium lipolyticum genome includes a region encoding these proteins:
- a CDS encoding response regulator, whose product MVANPQKPFHILLVEDEPVIRELVRSMLSDGAVEVVCAANGVEGLKLAKSRPFQLVLMDVVLPQLDGISVCRMLKSDPTTSKVPVYMLTAKSKKSDMESATLAGADGYIQKPFKGAELMALVERLRKVA is encoded by the coding sequence ATGGTCGCCAATCCGCAGAAACCCTTCCACATCCTCCTGGTCGAGGACGAGCCCGTCATCCGGGAGCTCGTGCGTTCCATGCTGAGCGACGGGGCCGTGGAAGTGGTGTGCGCGGCCAATGGCGTCGAGGGCCTGAAGCTGGCCAAGAGCCGTCCCTTCCAGCTGGTGCTGATGGACGTGGTGCTGCCGCAGCTGGACGGCATCTCGGTGTGCCGGATGCTCAAGAGCGATCCGACGACGTCGAAGGTGCCCGTCTACATGCTCACCGCCAAGTCCAAGAAGTCGGACATGGAGAGCGCCACGCTGGCGGGCGCGGACGGCTACATCCAGAAGCCCTTCAAGGGCGCGGAGCTGATGGCGCTGGTGGAGCGGCTGCGCAAGGTGGCCTGA